From Gouania willdenowi unplaced genomic scaffold, fGouWil2.1 scaffold_55_arrow_ctg1, whole genome shotgun sequence, one genomic window encodes:
- the LOC114460620 gene encoding homeodomain-interacting protein kinase 1-like has protein sequence MYVNQIRPIAKQMLVALQRLQSLGITHNDIKPDNVMLVNTEEDTLQVKLIDFGQAHPSSSTTHGKWLQPMGYRAPEVCLGLPFTEAIDMWGLGYMLANLYLNTNLFPVSCEYLMMKAMV, from the exons ATGTATGTGAACCAAATCCGCCCCATTGCCAAGCAG ATGTTGGTAGCACTACAGAGACTCCAATCTCTGGGGATCACCCACAATGACATCAAGCCTGACAATGTGATGCTGGTAAACACTGAGGAGGATACATTACAAGTCAAGCTCATTGACTTTGGACAGGCTCATCCATCCTCCTCCACCACGCACGGGAAATGGCTTCAGCCCATGGGCTACAG GGCCCCAGAGGTGTGTCTTGGCCTTCCGTTCACAGAGGCCATTGACATGTGGGGACTGGGCTATATGCTGGCCAACCTGTACCTGAATACCAACCTCTTCCCCGTCAGCTGTGAATATCTCATG ATGAAAGCCATGGTTTAG